The stretch of DNA CAGGTGGTTGGGTGTGAGGGTGTGGGCGCAGGCCCTTAGCAGGGGTAGCGGGCTCTGCCGCCGTTGAAGCAGCCCAGGCCTCCGAAGCCGAAGCCGCCGGAGGAGATGGCCACTCCCTGGGCGCTGAGGGCGCTGCCCACGGCAGCTGATGaggaggatccgacggcggtgttctgggggaaggagctgaggatgggtcccgGCAGGGTGACCACCACGGTGGAGGGCTGGATGAcgacctgggagtcctggcactgcctgacacagggctcgttgcagctgttAGCC from Meleagris gallopavo isolate NT-WF06-2002-E0010 breed Aviagen turkey brand Nicholas breeding stock unplaced genomic scaffold, Turkey_5.1 ChrUn_random_7180001925566, whole genome shotgun sequence encodes:
- the LOC104916632 gene encoding feather keratin 1-like; translation: MSCYDLCRPCSGGPTPLANSCNEPCVRQCQDSQVVIQPSTVVVTLPGPILSSFPQNTAVGSSSSAAVGSALSAQGVAISSGGFGFGGLGCFNGGRARYPC